The following is a genomic window from Amaranthus tricolor cultivar Red isolate AtriRed21 chromosome 10, ASM2621246v1, whole genome shotgun sequence.
ATTAGATTGCTTAAACTCAATTCAATCCATTATTTCCCTGTTATAGTCTAGTAGCATATCAGAAACATATTAACGCTCTTTGAATCATGCCACCTCAATCAATCTGACAACCTTTAATTTAAATAACGATTTTGTTTTCAGCATTATTGATTTCTAATAAAAGTAGCTGATTAGGAAACCATTGCGcaaaaaaattgtataaaattgCTGGTTAAAGGATGAATGACccataaacataattaattactaGTAACTGGGTTATGTTACAGAATTTGATCCATTTCCAGCTGTATTGTAAATCTAACTATTGACTATTGTAGAGTAGAACATATAGTCCAAACCTCAGACTCTACAACCAATCTCAAACTGTGAAATAGATGTGAATTCATAACAATATATCTTGAGATTTTAAgctttaagtttttgatttaagTTGGTCATTTGATACGCTATTAGAAGCCAACGTGACGAAAGTTTACTAATTCAAATCATATTTGTCAGGCAAGCAGAGGGGCTTGTGCGTGCTGCACCCACATTAATAGCCCATAATACTCTTGTGTAAGGAGATGTGATAAAATATATGATACATTTTGAAATTACATTAAGTTTTGCATTTAACTTATCACTTAACAAAAAGATTTTTCTAAACCTCATTCACCAAGGCGGCATTAAATAATCAAAGCGAATCAAGTCTTTGTATAAATTGGTAAAACATAAATTAGCCTAATGATTAATGTCTTTTCTTTCACCCTTGTGACAGAAGATCAATTCTAAGCCCGTACAAGAAAGATTTTCTTCCAGAGGCAGAAAAAGCTTAGATAAGATAATTGAAGGAGCTGGCACATTAACTAAAACAATTGGAATATAATCATGTGTTTCATATTACGTAGCGTTTTGAATTGTATCTCTTGAAGCTTTTGACATCCATTTGTTGTCTTATTACAAATCTTTATCTTTTCCCAAGTGAAACTCAAGTTGCCTTGCACCACCGTCCATGTATCTGAAATTTTATTTgcaaataatgaaaattatttgCACGAATGTTAGTGCTTGTTATGCTTCAAGGTTGAACATTCAGTACAAGACAAAGGCGGCTATCAATACTATGTACAATTCTAATATAAATCAATCTTATGCTGCCATGCTTCTATGTTGCTCTTCCACTTATAAGctagtttgtaataataaaaataattgatgTATGAAACAAATTCTTGTTGATAACTAAGTTTTCATACATAAATCCTGAAAATTTGCCTAAATGAACGTATACGGATTGATCTGACTTGAAGTTATCTCTTTTAATTAAATGGATTAACACAAATTCGTGGGCGAGATTATCTTTAATTGGGCGAGAttataaagatattgtaagtagacatttaagtgATTGTAAATACTGCACGCTTTACGCGGTacgcattaagaatacggtaaccaggcattaagaatgatgtaagtagacattaaggatgatttaaataagcattaatgatactgtaagtaggcatttaagggtaccgtaagtaggcattaaggatacagtaagtaggcattaagctttaatggatTGGGCCTAAAATACGTCTCTTAGAGAGACGGTCTCACATGAAACCGGCTAATGGATTAATTATACACTTTATTTCATGTTTAAAGTTTTGATATTAGATTGACATTAACGATTCAAGTGAGGTTAGCAGCTCGGATCAGTTTTTGCGAGTCTTAGTATAAGTCacatgcaaaaaaaataaaataaaaaaaatggtgtGCAAGTCAAAGCACAGTGGACACTTCCTGTCTAATACGTAAGCACAGCACCTTTTATGGACCAATAAGTACATTAGTTAGCACTTACTCAGCTAGAATGCCTGTGGCTGTTAGTGTTAATGGCcacaaaatgaataaaatattaaaaaatttagaagTTGGGCAAACCTGTAATCATTGTCGTATCTTACCCATTAAGTGTAAACTCTAAAACACTACACTAATGACTGTCTAATGCTTCTGCATAACGCACTATGGTATAACATATATCATGCAACACAGATTATATTAATTAAGATCATATTAatgcaacaatttaattaattaatttaatatattatattgttcatGCTTTGCTATAAAATTGGCTGCATTGTTACAGAACATCTCCACACCAAAAAAAGTAAACAGATATTGTAAGAAGTAAGTAAGaagcaaattaaagaaaatgagCCAAATTAGGAAATGTCCtgaaatttctaaaaatagtatatattattcagTTATGTTGTTTTTAAGCcttagtattagtattagtgtCTCAAAAGCTGAACTTCAACGTGGGTATTATATGCAGTCATGCCCCATGGCTGAATTTATAATCAAAGATGAGGTTCAACGAGCATATTATAGCAATAGGGGATATGCTGCTGGCCTTGTAAGGTTGCACTTTCATGATTGTTTTGTCCGAGTAAGTTTATTCTCATCATTGATTATGCCCGTGTTTTGTagccaaaaatataatatttttgctCACATAGGGAGattcagaaaaaaataataataataaagaagtGATGTCGCTAATAACTTAGAAGAAGCTATGTGTGTGGAAGGTGACTACTCAACAAATTGACTGAGCTCATTTTTAACTCTCTATTGCAGTACCTgttagatttttaattttatttaatgctGTTTGTTGTCACTTGTCTATCCGTACTACCCATTATATCCGCTTCTTCTATATATGTTCTTGTACTATACCtttctaattttgttttgaagctTGATGTTGCTTGTTAGTGTCAGTTTATGGGCACCCTAGCTAAGACAAAAAGTGAACAAATTCTAGAGAAAAGATGCAAACTTTTTTCATTTAgttggttttgtttgtttttaatgATAAGAGGACTCCAGGGCCACAAGTTTTACCAACTTGtacttaattaaatttcttaacAACAACTTgcaaaccaaaaacaaaaaattgtttGGTAATAGTTTTTTCTTGTCTGCTTATTTGAGTTTTAGCTGTTTTAGCTTGTTTACCGGTCAAATATAACTAAAAAGAGttaattatttgaaaaatagttttctttttaagtaaataattaataactaattttaCTTACTAATACAGCTAACTATGTATTTAGCCTAACAATCTACTAAAAAAATACtatcagctggtcaaacaaaTTAAACCAACTGAATCAACCAACAATCCAAAAGTGTTACGAAGTTTAAAACATTTCTTATCAATGAAACAAATTAAATCATTCTTATGTTAATCAACTATAATGCACTATGTCCATCACTAGACACATTTTTGGTCATAAGATTGAATTAAGCAGTACATATAGCAAATAGAAAATCTAACATTTTTGTATGAACAAAACTTGTAGGGATGTGATGCGTCAGTGCTGCTAGAATCAACTCCAGGAAACAAAGCTGAGAAAGATGACCCGGCTAATAATCCGAGCCTACGAGGATTTGAGGTCATTGATAATGCAAAGGCTCGACTTGAAGATATATGCCCCGGAGTTGTGTCATGTGCTGATATAATAGCTTACGCTGCTAGAGACAGTGTGGAACTGGTATGTAAATAGGTTAAAGAAAACGAGTCTTAGCTTCTTATTTGTCCAAATACACATTTAGAGAGGATACGAGTATGGATTGTCCATTACTTTTTCTCACTTTAGATCCTATTTTCGAGCGAGATATTGAGTTGATAATGATGATGCTGACACACTAATTAGACAAGTGTTTGGTTATTTATGTATAGAGTGGAGGATATGGTTATGATGTTCCTGGTGGAAGAAGAGATGGAAGGATATCCCTAGCTTCAGACATAATCAAGAACTTGCCTCCAGCATTTGGTGATGCCCAACTCATGACTAAAATATTTGCTGCCAAAAAATTGACACAAGATCAAATGGTTATCCTATCAGGTAATGCATATAAAACTCATTCTATTAATTCATTCAACTTTTAGACAATACTCGAGTTGAGGGGCTCCTTTCAATCACGACCTCCTCCTAATGAGGGTATTGGTCTGCCTTCTTTCCCACCCTCCTCAAGCCCTGCTTCAGGCGGCAGTGTCGTTTCTGATAATTTTTAGGCTCTAGCGAAGAATATAAAATGGGtcatatataattaaagtttCGGTTATTTTTTCTCCAACAATGTAGTTCAATAGTCATGCGCTTAACTGAGAAACTTAATGCTGCAAGTTTGATTCGTCTTAGAAGCTACTTATGCaaatactatttattaattacaAGTATTtattcaatttgggtctttcATAAGTTGGGCCTTAAGTGGTTGCACCTCAAAACTACACTCAGGAACGGCCCTGTTAAACGAAACTCATTGGGATAATAATGaagtataattgataaataatgtGGTGTGTAGGGGCTCATACAATAGGCCGCGCACACTGTAATTCATTCAGTAACAGCCGGCTATACAATTTCAGCATATCAACAGCACAAGACCCCAGTATGAACTCTGTGTATGCAGCTCAATTGAAGCAGCAATGTCCATCAGGAAATGATGGGGCTAACATTATTGTTCCGATGGATCCAGTTAGCCCATTTGTTTCTGATACTGCATACTACAATAACATACTTAATAACCGCGGTTTGTTTACATCTGATCAATCACTGTTATCAGACCCGAGTACTGCAAAACTTGTTTACCAGTATGCAAGAAATCCATCGCTTTGGGGAAGAAAGTTTGCTGATGCTATGGTCGCCATGGGTCAGATTGAGGTTCTAACCGGGAATCAAGGGGAAATCCGTGCAAATTGTAGGGTAGTTAATTAAATGGAGTGACTATGGATCCGTTTTGTGCTATGATATTAATCAAGCTCTTGTATTGTTTTCTGAAATCAATCCTATTCCCTCCATCTTTTATTTTAGTACTTGTGTAGAAATACTTGTACCATTTTgatatacgactattatttataaataaagtttAACTTTATTAATCTTTATAATTTTACAACTTTATCGTAGTAAAATCACCACTGTATCGTTCAACACTTTTATATCAACTCTTTATGGAGGCGACCATGAAGAAACACTAACGTCAAATTGAACATTATGTGCCACTGTTGGCTTGCGGCAATTGAAAGAATACATCTCACTACAGTCATCTTTACAACGGGAGAAAAAATGTCTGAATAATCGATTATGTATTCTTGAGTATACACTTTTGTCATGACTAAGAaagctttttaattttttcataaagaATTTGATTTTCTAAAGACTTCAAAGGGATTATATTTGTTAGGTAAGTTGCACATTGAACGGTATCTATTAGGCCGTgataattcgtcacataatctcaccgtggCCCACTTATATGGACACGGGACAGCCATGGGCTCGGGCCCAAACCCATGGGTCAAGAgcattgacttgcacatacacttggtgaagttcattatttcccaaaaccatatggtggtaggaggattagctcactcaatatatatgcaagtctaTAACCCATTACTTTATCGATGTACGATCTTGTCTTTcatgtgaagtattttcaaCATCATCGCCCCACAATCTATGAGGTAGATTAGACTAAAATTATAAGGCACGTACGTGTTATGAATTTCTAATAAGTGCTTGTGTTTAAGCTTGAATAAACCATTTTGTTGCGGTGTGTTGGTACAGCTTTTTAATACATAATGCAATTACTCAAATGACCTTGTAAAGTCTCATCTTCACATAGTTCTTTAGCGTTATCACTTCTTATAACCTTAATAAAAGTCTTGTACTAGGAACTAATTAATTGCCAAACTATCCAATATCCAAGTAGAAACAAACTTAGACTTAAGATAAGATGTACCAACAAAGTTCAAAGAGCTAGCAAGTTCTACATGGTCCAAAACTGATGAATTAAAAACTTCTTGCTTTTACTCATGTTTGAATCTTTCATCtgatttaatcaaaaaatacaaCATTCTTTGGTCTGCTAAATGTTTCAAATACTTCTTGGATAGCCGTTAAACTTATTAAGAGgtttttttactaaaattacactaatttttttattgaaattcaCATTATTTAATTCTGACAAATTCAAACAAACCGTAAGGTGATAAATACTCTCCATTTCCCAAAATTAATAGATAAAACAAGCTACATTTTcattagtaaattaaatttggGACTTCAATAATCACCCTCTATACGGAACCAAAGAAGCAAGCTGAACAAATACATTTGAACTGT
Proteins encoded in this region:
- the LOC130825810 gene encoding peroxidase 5-like, translated to MSQIRKCPEISKNSIYYSVMLFLSLSISISVSKAELQRGYYMQSCPMAEFIIKDEVQRAYYSNRGYAAGLVRLHFHDCFVRGCDASVLLESTPGNKAEKDDPANNPSLRGFEVIDNAKARLEDICPGVVSCADIIAYAARDSVELSGGYGYDVPGGRRDGRISLASDIIKNLPPAFGDAQLMTKIFAAKKLTQDQMVILSGAHTIGRAHCNSFSNSRLYNFSISTAQDPSMNSVYAAQLKQQCPSGNDGANIIVPMDPVSPFVSDTAYYNNILNNRGLFTSDQSLLSDPSTAKLVYQYARNPSLWGRKFADAMVAMGQIEVLTGNQGEIRANCRVVN